A part of Actinobaculum sp. 313 genomic DNA contains:
- the rfbA gene encoding glucose-1-phosphate thymidylyltransferase RfbA — MRGIILAGGSGTRLNPITLGTSKQLVPVYDKPMVYYPMSTLMLAGIQDILVITTPEDAPAFHRLLRDGSQFGINISFAVQEVPNGLAQAFVIGADFIGDQPAGLVLGDNIFYGPGMGTRLRRHVDPDGGAVFAYHVSDPRAYGVVEFDENFTALSIEEKPARPKSNYAVPGLYFYDNDVVQIARDLKPSARGEYEITDVNRVYLEAGKLQVEVLPRGTAWLDTGTFDSLADATGFVRTVEARQGLKVGSPEEVAWRMGFLSDDELRERAAPLVKSGYGQYLLSLLEQE; from the coding sequence ATGCGCGGAATTATTCTAGCCGGCGGGTCCGGCACTCGACTCAATCCGATTACCCTGGGCACCTCAAAACAGCTGGTACCCGTATACGACAAGCCGATGGTGTACTACCCCATGTCCACCCTGATGCTTGCCGGAATTCAGGACATTCTGGTGATTACCACGCCGGAGGATGCTCCCGCTTTCCATCGGCTGCTGCGCGATGGCTCGCAATTCGGTATCAATATCTCCTTCGCCGTGCAGGAGGTTCCTAACGGCCTGGCCCAGGCCTTCGTTATCGGCGCCGACTTCATAGGTGATCAGCCGGCGGGGTTGGTACTGGGCGACAACATCTTCTACGGTCCCGGCATGGGAACACGGCTGCGCCGTCACGTCGATCCCGACGGCGGCGCTGTCTTCGCCTACCATGTCAGCGATCCACGCGCCTACGGCGTTGTCGAATTCGACGAGAACTTCACCGCCCTCTCCATCGAGGAGAAGCCCGCGCGTCCAAAGTCGAATTACGCGGTACCCGGGCTGTACTTCTACGACAATGACGTGGTGCAGATCGCGCGCGATCTCAAACCGTCGGCACGCGGCGAGTACGAAATCACTGACGTCAACCGCGTGTATCTAGAGGCGGGGAAGCTGCAGGTTGAGGTACTGCCACGCGGCACCGCCTGGCTGGATACGGGCACTTTCGATTCCCTGGCGGATGCCACCGGTTTCGTGCGTACCGTGGAGGCGCGCCAGGGGCTGAAGGTGGGAAGCCCGGAGGAAGTCGCCTGGCGTATGGGCTTCCTCAGCGATGACGAGCTGCGGGAGCGTGCTGCGCCACTGGTGAAGTCGGGCTACGGCCAATACCTGCTCAGCCTGCTCGAACAGGAATAG
- a CDS encoding glycosyltransferase: MGDLLDALHRQCDGVVVVDNGSGSTSLKALRETCNEYGSHLLELGENIGIAAAQNRGITLARSHGASFVLLSDHDSMPAPNMVALLSEALREDPQIAAAGPLPYEEREGADELVYIDRGWAPKRATREELRQDRLDVAFLIASGCLIRMEALDGVGACARTSSSTTLTLNGEFVREEPGGASSSFRQHA; this comes from the coding sequence ATGGGAGACCTATTGGACGCCTTGCACCGACAATGTGACGGCGTCGTCGTCGTGGACAACGGTTCTGGGTCGACCTCCCTGAAAGCACTGCGCGAAACGTGCAATGAGTACGGTAGCCATCTCCTCGAGCTTGGTGAGAATATCGGCATTGCCGCAGCGCAGAACCGAGGGATAACACTTGCCCGATCACACGGCGCCAGTTTTGTGCTCCTGTCTGATCACGACTCGATGCCAGCGCCGAATATGGTGGCGCTGTTAAGCGAAGCACTGCGGGAGGACCCGCAGATAGCTGCTGCCGGTCCTCTCCCCTACGAAGAGCGAGAGGGCGCCGACGAGCTCGTGTACATTGATCGCGGTTGGGCGCCCAAGCGCGCCACCCGGGAAGAATTGCGGCAGGACCGCCTCGATGTCGCATTCCTGATCGCTTCTGGCTGCCTCATACGGATGGAAGCGCTTGACGGTGTGGGGGCATGCGCGAGGACCTCTTCATCGACCACGTTGACCTTGAATGGGGAGTTCGTGCGCGAAGAGCCGGGTGGCGCCTCATCGTCGTTCCGGCAGCACGCCTAA
- a CDS encoding NAD-dependent epimerase/dehydratase family protein: protein MSLEGLHEEHPGGGVPEWTRPRGRVGVVGGTGFLGSRIAEALRGNGWEVEVFSLEKPLLLARGVIASEAHDIDLVVWAATRNTPAVAAQHPELVQQELDEVTVTLDALRAAAPQSRVVFLSSGGTVYGGGSTNHRECDALHPESAYGRLKVELEQVVLAACDRAVILRVANAYGPGQGAHNAQGVLGYWLHAISRGEPITVYGNPASARDYVFVDDITAAVVAVANNATDVTQHIYNVGSGTATSLADLLHIVRTATGAHFDVIYEQGRGFDLTSSKLDSTLIERELGWRAATQLPLGVRRMWEWINA, encoded by the coding sequence GTGAGCTTGGAAGGTCTTCACGAGGAGCATCCGGGCGGCGGTGTCCCGGAATGGACACGGCCGCGTGGACGCGTCGGTGTTGTCGGCGGAACCGGTTTTCTTGGTTCTCGGATCGCCGAGGCCTTACGAGGCAACGGCTGGGAAGTGGAGGTCTTCTCACTTGAGAAACCGCTCCTGCTAGCGCGAGGAGTCATCGCCTCTGAGGCGCACGATATTGACCTGGTTGTGTGGGCGGCAACACGCAACACGCCAGCTGTTGCGGCCCAGCATCCGGAACTCGTGCAGCAGGAGCTCGATGAGGTGACCGTCACTCTTGACGCCTTGCGGGCCGCTGCTCCTCAGTCTCGAGTGGTGTTCCTTTCTTCCGGGGGAACGGTTTACGGCGGAGGTAGCACGAACCATCGCGAGTGCGATGCGCTTCATCCCGAGTCCGCCTACGGCCGCCTGAAGGTCGAGTTGGAGCAGGTGGTGCTTGCCGCCTGTGATCGGGCCGTTATTCTCCGCGTCGCGAATGCGTATGGGCCGGGTCAGGGAGCGCACAATGCACAGGGCGTGCTCGGATACTGGTTGCATGCCATCAGCAGAGGGGAGCCGATTACCGTGTACGGCAATCCCGCCTCTGCGCGCGACTACGTTTTTGTTGACGACATTACGGCGGCCGTCGTAGCGGTAGCGAACAATGCTACGGATGTGACGCAGCACATTTACAACGTGGGATCGGGTACGGCCACATCACTTGCAGATCTTCTCCACATCGTCCGAACGGCGACCGGCGCGCATTTCGATGTCATTTATGAGCAGGGACGCGGATTTGATTTGACCTCGTCCAAGCTCGATAGCACCCTCATTGAACGTGAGCTCGGTTGGCGTGCGGCAACACAGCTGCCGCTCGGTGTGAGGCGAATGTGGGAATGGATAAACGCATGA
- a CDS encoding bile acid:sodium symporter family protein — MRQDPAEKSALTAVMVFPLIIVGVAAWALISPSSAGHLTPHINQLLGVIMFGMGLTLTVQDFKLVLTRPRPILVGVVAQFILMPLLAVLVAHVLRLSPAVTVGVILVGCAPGGTASNVIAYLARVDVALSVTMTAVSTILAPIFTPLLTKWLAGAYMPLDALGMAGTIARIVLIPVIGGLTLRMLLPRAVERVLPVLPWFSTVGVALAIAGVVAASSASVKTAGAIILLAVVIHNLLGFVCGFGFAWLLGVPGRAARTVSIEVGMQNSGLAAGLATTYFTPEAALPGAVFSIWHNLSGAVLAAVYRRIADREIADRARAWNVRKCRATRFGRDN, encoded by the coding sequence ATGAGACAAGACCCTGCGGAGAAGAGCGCACTTACGGCAGTCATGGTTTTTCCCCTCATTATCGTAGGGGTTGCCGCGTGGGCATTGATTTCTCCCAGTAGTGCCGGGCACCTGACGCCTCATATCAATCAGCTTCTGGGAGTCATCATGTTCGGTATGGGGTTGACTCTGACAGTGCAGGACTTCAAGTTGGTCCTCACCCGACCGCGCCCGATTCTGGTGGGAGTGGTGGCGCAGTTCATTTTGATGCCACTCTTGGCGGTGCTCGTTGCGCATGTGCTGCGGCTGTCACCAGCGGTCACTGTGGGTGTCATCTTAGTCGGTTGCGCACCGGGAGGCACCGCGTCCAACGTTATTGCGTACCTGGCTAGGGTCGACGTCGCATTGTCGGTCACCATGACGGCGGTATCAACGATTCTTGCTCCCATCTTTACCCCTCTACTGACCAAGTGGTTGGCGGGGGCTTATATGCCTCTGGACGCGCTCGGTATGGCGGGTACCATTGCACGGATTGTGTTGATTCCCGTGATCGGTGGACTGACGTTGCGGATGCTGCTGCCTCGAGCGGTGGAGCGGGTTCTACCTGTACTTCCGTGGTTTTCAACCGTCGGCGTGGCACTTGCGATTGCCGGAGTCGTCGCGGCGTCGTCCGCTTCGGTGAAAACGGCTGGAGCGATTATTCTACTCGCCGTCGTGATTCACAATCTGCTCGGTTTTGTGTGCGGTTTCGGATTCGCGTGGCTACTTGGTGTGCCCGGGCGAGCAGCGCGAACAGTCTCGATTGAAGTCGGTATGCAGAACTCTGGTCTGGCGGCGGGACTGGCCACCACATATTTCACACCCGAGGCCGCTTTACCCGGGGCAGTCTTTTCTATTTGGCACAATTTGTCCGGCGCGGTATTGGCTGCGGTGTATCGTCGTATTGCAGATCGGGAGATCGCTGATCGTGCACGGGCGTGGAACGTACGGAAGTGCCGTGCCACCCGCTTCGGACGTGACAACTGA
- the rfbD gene encoding dTDP-4-dehydrorhamnose reductase produces MLWLVAGANGMLGHDLVARIGEEGHDVVAVDIDELDITDPHSVERVVNGADVVANVAAFTAVDAAEEKEDLAFNVNATGPEILARRCRKIGARLIHISTDYVFGGEADEPYSEDGLLEPKSAYGRTKAAGEWAVRTNTDDYLIVRTAWLYGKNGSSFPATIARLAQERDVLTVVTDEVGQPTWTVDLADLIVRLVSSGAPAGIYHGTSAGQTNWHGFAQEIVAAAGKDPAMVHETTAAAFNRAAPRPHYSVLGHDALRRIGVEPIGDWRDRWKQAAPIVLG; encoded by the coding sequence ATGCTCTGGTTGGTTGCGGGTGCAAACGGCATGCTCGGGCACGATCTGGTTGCTCGTATCGGCGAAGAGGGCCACGACGTTGTTGCGGTCGACATAGATGAACTGGATATCACGGACCCGCACAGCGTTGAGCGGGTGGTCAACGGCGCCGACGTCGTCGCGAATGTCGCGGCGTTCACCGCCGTTGATGCCGCGGAGGAGAAGGAAGACCTTGCATTCAACGTCAATGCGACGGGGCCGGAGATCCTCGCGCGGCGATGCAGAAAGATAGGCGCCCGGCTCATTCATATCTCCACTGACTACGTATTCGGCGGAGAAGCAGATGAGCCCTACTCTGAAGATGGGCTCCTGGAACCAAAAAGTGCCTACGGCCGCACGAAGGCTGCCGGAGAGTGGGCAGTGCGGACCAATACGGATGACTACCTCATCGTCCGCACGGCGTGGCTTTATGGGAAGAATGGAAGCAGTTTCCCCGCTACCATTGCAAGGCTCGCGCAGGAACGTGACGTTTTGACCGTTGTCACTGATGAAGTGGGCCAACCAACCTGGACGGTTGACCTTGCAGATCTGATTGTCCGGCTTGTAAGTTCGGGCGCCCCGGCGGGTATATATCACGGCACCTCTGCGGGGCAGACCAATTGGCACGGATTTGCTCAAGAGATCGTCGCTGCGGCGGGTAAGGATCCCGCCATGGTGCACGAAACCACTGCGGCGGCCTTCAATCGGGCCGCTCCGCGCCCGCACTACTCCGTGCTGGGCCATGATGCGTTACGCCGCATCGGAGTAGAACCGATTGGTGATTGGAGAGACCGGTGGAAGCAAGCGGCTCCCATTGTGCTCGGCTGA
- a CDS encoding glycosyltransferase family 4 protein, whose translation MGDLASEVARYADVRIVVPAVRGAADEEGYRGAIVSRFHYFPAPWQDLAEGAIYENLRTKPSRALQVLPFFVAEWNATRRAVREFRPDVVHAHWIIPQGLISLLAARRTPTLLTTLGGDLYALDRWPINRVMSRIIRHARGVTVMNQDMRSRVIRLGAESDRVHIMPMGADLSGIRPATHQDRREVRLLFVGRLVPKKGLAVLLEALRRVPEEALWRLTVVGDGPLREELRQAAVDLPVEFVGALSKERLRDAYAGADMIITPSVPADSGDQDGLPVAMLEAMCAGLPVIASNLPGINEVVVDGRNGILVPPGDSERLASAVTRLVTESQERAAFGAAAREVASKHSTEAMGRAYYSLLRDVATQERP comes from the coding sequence GTGGGCGATCTTGCGTCCGAAGTAGCACGGTATGCAGATGTTCGAATCGTTGTACCGGCAGTAAGGGGCGCTGCCGATGAGGAAGGCTACCGTGGTGCAATAGTCTCGCGATTCCATTATTTCCCTGCGCCGTGGCAGGACCTCGCGGAGGGGGCCATTTACGAGAATCTACGCACCAAGCCCTCCCGCGCCCTGCAGGTGCTGCCATTCTTCGTGGCGGAGTGGAACGCGACTCGCCGTGCGGTACGGGAGTTCCGTCCCGACGTTGTTCATGCCCACTGGATCATTCCGCAAGGATTGATTTCATTGTTGGCTGCACGCCGCACTCCCACACTGCTCACCACGCTCGGAGGCGATCTCTACGCCTTGGACCGCTGGCCCATCAACCGCGTGATGTCACGCATTATCAGACATGCGCGTGGTGTGACTGTGATGAACCAGGATATGCGGTCTCGAGTGATCCGGCTAGGAGCGGAATCAGATCGCGTCCATATTATGCCCATGGGTGCCGATCTTTCCGGTATTCGCCCGGCCACCCACCAAGACCGCAGAGAAGTCCGGTTACTCTTCGTCGGTAGACTTGTTCCCAAAAAAGGCCTCGCCGTCCTTCTGGAGGCATTGCGCCGTGTTCCGGAGGAAGCATTGTGGAGGTTGACCGTTGTTGGCGATGGCCCGCTGCGGGAAGAACTACGACAGGCGGCCGTCGATTTACCGGTGGAGTTCGTTGGCGCACTATCCAAGGAGCGGTTACGCGACGCCTACGCGGGTGCGGACATGATCATCACTCCGTCCGTGCCAGCCGATTCAGGGGATCAAGACGGTCTGCCGGTCGCCATGTTGGAGGCGATGTGCGCGGGACTCCCGGTGATCGCCTCAAACCTACCGGGCATCAACGAAGTTGTTGTCGACGGACGTAATGGAATCCTCGTGCCTCCCGGTGACAGCGAACGACTCGCCAGTGCCGTGACTCGGCTGGTCACCGAATCACAGGAACGGGCCGCGTTCGGCGCAGCCGCTCGTGAAGTTGCCTCCAAGCACTCGACGGAGGCGATGGGGCGAGCGTACTACAGTCTTCTGAGAGATGTTGCGACGCAGGAGAGGCCGTGA
- the rfbC gene encoding dTDP-4-dehydrorhamnose 3,5-epimerase yields the protein MRVRELAIAGAWEITPKQFPDDRGVFLEAYKASAFEEAVGHRLDLLQANTSVSKAGTVRGIHFADIPPSQAKYVVCPRGAVLDFAVDIRVGSPTFGKWDSVLLDDVDRRAIYLSEGLGHCFVALEDHSTVLYMCSAPYAPGREHGVSPLDPQIGLVFPEVSRDNQPLELKLSAKDSAAPTLAEASAQGLLPNWDEVQAFIATL from the coding sequence ATGAGAGTCCGTGAACTGGCAATTGCCGGGGCCTGGGAAATCACCCCGAAACAATTCCCCGACGACCGGGGCGTCTTTCTTGAAGCCTACAAGGCCTCCGCTTTCGAAGAGGCGGTCGGCCATCGCCTTGATCTTCTCCAGGCCAATACCTCGGTGTCGAAGGCCGGTACCGTCCGTGGTATCCATTTCGCAGATATCCCGCCTTCGCAGGCGAAGTACGTGGTCTGCCCGCGCGGAGCGGTACTTGATTTCGCGGTTGATATCCGAGTCGGCTCCCCTACCTTCGGCAAGTGGGATTCCGTTCTCCTCGACGACGTCGACCGCCGGGCCATTTACCTCTCCGAGGGGCTCGGGCACTGTTTCGTTGCCCTTGAAGATCACTCAACCGTGCTGTACATGTGCTCCGCTCCCTATGCGCCCGGGCGCGAACACGGCGTCTCTCCACTCGATCCGCAGATTGGCTTGGTCTTCCCTGAGGTGAGCCGCGATAACCAACCACTTGAGCTGAAGCTGTCCGCCAAGGACTCCGCGGCTCCCACCTTGGCCGAAGCATCCGCGCAGGGGCTGCTTCCCAACTGGGACGAGGTCCAAGCCTTCATCGCGACACTGTAA
- a CDS encoding DUF2142 domain-containing protein, protein MDDGDAHFSSTGASTDGPQSWASSAQEGRPAERISRRAFIRCAILLTLAFMTWQAVWAIVTPPFRTPDEPTHYNSVLRGATTFDWPAVGTAGMEEGVMQAATEAGVLVDGVVGTSRRDRTVLQETEAVPSFYDAVITPHNSRLHVRYTGDSRAETRDQMTQHPPLYYWMAGRLLRTVGGSDWAWDRQLLFLRLFSVVLSAPVVPCLVYAARRIGLARHWSLTAGTLVFFVPQLAFVTAAVSNDSLSVGAGAVTIAACAAAAFGTGSWRSVVATGCALGLGLWTKGLFLPMGLVVGLAFLSNGSIGPLSRRLIRATAAGGLGVLVGGFWWVRNLIAFGQLQPDGMMRETANVNPQVGYFLRTGGPTLLHSSWGKLGWLEWQLPLPLLLVLEIGTVALVLVAFVRGRERLRLGVLLAYYPLTLLVLLGVSWRAYAHTGVVAGVQGRYLFPGIVGLLAIVAVAMALPDRRRAARSINGVADLPARSRVQTIVGVVGFLVSACSLWAWAHVCYPSGAFGIDWDRWSLVAGLDPAWLVVTACGGVLALGVAVVVPVVAGGVRDRRCQ, encoded by the coding sequence ATGGACGACGGCGACGCCCACTTTTCCTCCACCGGTGCTTCGACTGACGGGCCGCAGTCCTGGGCGAGCTCCGCGCAAGAGGGCCGACCGGCCGAGAGAATCTCGCGGCGCGCCTTTATCCGCTGTGCGATCCTGCTGACCCTGGCGTTTATGACATGGCAGGCAGTGTGGGCCATTGTGACACCGCCTTTCCGCACCCCGGATGAACCGACACATTACAACTCCGTCTTGCGCGGCGCGACAACCTTCGACTGGCCCGCGGTCGGCACGGCGGGCATGGAGGAAGGAGTAATGCAGGCGGCCACCGAAGCCGGTGTACTCGTGGATGGAGTGGTGGGTACCTCCCGGCGGGACAGGACGGTCCTGCAAGAAACCGAAGCCGTTCCATCGTTTTACGACGCGGTGATTACGCCGCACAATAGCCGCCTACATGTGCGCTACACGGGGGACTCGCGCGCCGAAACTCGTGACCAAATGACGCAGCACCCACCGCTGTACTACTGGATGGCCGGGCGACTGCTCCGCACCGTCGGAGGAAGTGATTGGGCGTGGGATCGTCAACTGCTCTTCCTGCGTCTGTTCAGCGTCGTGCTGTCTGCTCCCGTGGTGCCATGCCTGGTCTACGCGGCGCGGAGGATAGGACTGGCGAGGCACTGGTCGCTCACCGCCGGCACGCTGGTTTTCTTCGTCCCGCAACTGGCCTTTGTAACCGCAGCGGTCAGCAATGACTCACTGAGTGTGGGTGCGGGCGCAGTGACCATCGCTGCCTGTGCCGCAGCAGCGTTCGGTACCGGCTCGTGGCGTTCGGTTGTGGCGACCGGATGCGCATTGGGGCTTGGGCTCTGGACGAAAGGACTCTTCCTACCCATGGGGTTGGTTGTCGGGCTTGCGTTCTTGAGCAACGGCTCAATCGGCCCACTCTCACGCCGACTGATTCGCGCGACGGCGGCAGGGGGCCTCGGGGTGCTCGTGGGAGGCTTCTGGTGGGTGCGGAATCTTATCGCCTTCGGCCAGCTTCAACCCGATGGGATGATGCGGGAGACCGCCAACGTGAACCCACAGGTGGGCTATTTTCTACGAACGGGCGGGCCCACGCTTCTGCACTCCTCCTGGGGGAAACTCGGCTGGTTGGAATGGCAACTTCCACTGCCGCTGCTGCTTGTTTTGGAAATCGGTACTGTTGCCTTGGTACTCGTGGCCTTCGTTCGCGGCAGAGAACGCCTACGCCTCGGCGTACTGCTCGCCTACTACCCGCTGACCCTGCTGGTTTTGCTCGGCGTCTCCTGGCGTGCCTATGCGCACACGGGCGTCGTGGCCGGGGTGCAGGGGAGGTACCTATTTCCCGGCATCGTGGGACTGTTGGCCATTGTGGCGGTGGCGATGGCGCTGCCTGATCGGCGTCGCGCAGCGAGGTCGATAAACGGTGTGGCAGATTTGCCTGCGCGCTCGCGTGTGCAGACCATCGTGGGCGTGGTCGGCTTCCTCGTGTCCGCCTGTTCCCTGTGGGCGTGGGCGCACGTGTGCTACCCATCCGGTGCCTTCGGTATCGACTGGGATCGCTGGTCGCTGGTGGCCGGGTTGGATCCCGCGTGGCTTGTCGTCACCGCTTGCGGGGGCGTACTGGCACTCGGGGTCGCCGTGGTCGTGCCGGTGGTGGCAGGCGGCGTACGTGACCGGAGGTGTCAGTAG
- a CDS encoding TIGR03089 family protein, which translates to MPDIVPAGAPRPLSTNASGETARMASALGVYTRLLGLGTRPALTWYGRDGRTELSGKVASNHLAKIVGYLADDIWVAPGETVRLDLPAHWKQVLWGLGAFLAGAVVQLTDNDAPAVALVTATPQRPPTSPPPEPTGLAVLSAGPSGAGTGGAENVSVQPELIPGAEVLALDLAPLAFAWSGPPLPPAVHDASAEVLGAPDQLLDSSLHEASNFAAWHGRGALVPEAAAAHATDGDERREEANPATRRNIAMAKRPAADRGTNQGLVDSEKKNDSRLLLISPTPRQALAAAAWQLGRGSLVVVESDSQAKDPRDIAQIEGAKIARPPRI; encoded by the coding sequence GTGCCTGACATCGTCCCGGCGGGCGCACCCCGGCCGCTGAGCACCAACGCGTCCGGCGAGACCGCCCGCATGGCCAGCGCGCTCGGGGTGTACACGCGGCTGCTTGGCCTCGGTACCCGCCCCGCCTTGACCTGGTATGGGAGAGATGGCCGTACCGAGTTGTCCGGCAAGGTCGCTTCCAATCATCTGGCGAAAATCGTCGGTTATCTGGCGGATGACATCTGGGTCGCGCCGGGTGAGACGGTTCGCTTAGACCTTCCCGCGCACTGGAAACAAGTGCTGTGGGGGCTCGGTGCCTTCCTGGCGGGAGCAGTGGTGCAGCTGACCGACAACGATGCACCCGCCGTCGCCTTGGTTACCGCAACACCGCAACGGCCGCCGACTTCGCCACCTCCCGAGCCGACAGGCCTCGCCGTTCTTTCCGCCGGGCCGTCGGGCGCGGGAACCGGCGGGGCGGAAAACGTCTCTGTGCAGCCCGAGCTTATCCCTGGCGCCGAAGTTCTCGCTCTTGATCTGGCTCCACTGGCGTTTGCCTGGAGCGGACCGCCCCTGCCACCTGCGGTACATGATGCCAGCGCGGAAGTACTCGGCGCGCCCGATCAGCTGCTGGATAGCTCGCTACACGAAGCATCCAATTTCGCAGCCTGGCACGGGCGCGGCGCCCTGGTTCCGGAAGCGGCCGCCGCACATGCTACCGACGGAGACGAACGTCGGGAGGAGGCGAATCCGGCCACTCGGCGAAATATCGCCATGGCCAAGCGACCCGCCGCTGATCGTGGTACCAACCAAGGTCTCGTCGACTCTGAAAAGAAGAACGACTCCCGTCTGCTGCTGATCTCCCCCACCCCGCGTCAGGCACTGGCCGCGGCAGCCTGGCAGCTCGGGCGCGGCAGCCTCGTCGTCGTGGAAAGCGACTCACAGGCGAAAGACCCGCGGGATATTGCACAAATAGAGGGCGCGAAGATCGCACGTCCGCCGCGAATATAG
- a CDS encoding DUF2142 domain-containing protein: MAFLLWQIVWAVATPGFRTPDEPAHYNSVLRMAATGQWPTPGEAALNQTVADAARESGLTTVEQDLFSQANRSEVAGGDVQANGGDVLPYPEALIVEHGQRSVGMYSDAEVTGERDQMTQHPPLYYWLAGKALRLAGGMEWTWDRQLLFLRIFGIFLTAPLVPCLVYTACRLGAGRRCALAIAATVFLVPQLAFNTAAVTNDDLAIGAGAVAIAASAAAAYSGSWYAVFASGTALGVGLWSKGTFIPMGLVVGCAFLVNPRIGSCGRRLLRALAAGGMGVLLGGFWWGRNLVLYGVLQPAGLERTQSGEGSDVFYFIQASLRGLADTSWGDSVGLSSRCRNHFFWPFNWEHWAV, encoded by the coding sequence GTGGCGTTTCTGTTGTGGCAGATTGTCTGGGCGGTGGCGACACCTGGTTTTCGGACACCGGACGAACCGGCGCATTACAACTCGGTACTACGTATGGCTGCAACGGGCCAATGGCCGACGCCTGGAGAGGCCGCCCTTAATCAAACAGTGGCGGATGCAGCGCGAGAGTCCGGCTTGACGACTGTTGAACAGGATTTGTTCAGCCAGGCGAACCGCAGTGAGGTTGCCGGCGGAGACGTGCAGGCAAATGGCGGGGACGTTCTGCCGTACCCTGAAGCGTTGATCGTCGAACACGGTCAGCGCTCTGTTGGAATGTATAGTGATGCCGAGGTGACGGGTGAAAGGGACCAGATGACTCAGCACCCGCCGCTATATTACTGGTTGGCGGGCAAGGCTCTACGGCTTGCGGGTGGCATGGAGTGGACGTGGGATAGGCAGCTACTCTTCCTGCGGATTTTCGGGATCTTTCTTACTGCTCCGCTAGTACCATGCCTGGTGTACACCGCTTGTCGTCTCGGCGCAGGGCGGCGTTGTGCGCTTGCAATTGCCGCAACGGTTTTCCTGGTACCCCAACTTGCCTTCAATACGGCAGCCGTGACTAACGACGACTTGGCGATCGGTGCCGGTGCGGTGGCCATCGCGGCGAGCGCTGCAGCAGCGTATTCCGGCTCTTGGTACGCCGTTTTTGCCAGTGGAACTGCATTGGGCGTGGGATTGTGGAGCAAAGGGACTTTTATTCCCATGGGTCTAGTGGTGGGATGCGCCTTCCTGGTCAATCCTCGAATAGGATCATGTGGCCGCCGCTTACTGCGAGCTCTGGCGGCGGGAGGAATGGGAGTCCTTCTCGGCGGGTTCTGGTGGGGGCGCAACCTCGTGCTGTACGGCGTCCTGCAGCCGGCGGGGCTGGAACGAACCCAGAGTGGCGAGGGGAGCGATGTCTTTTATTTCATTCAGGCCTCGCTCCGCGGCCTGGCGGATACCTCTTGGGGCGACTCGGTTGGCTTGAGTTCCCGCTGCCGCAACCACTTCTTCTGGCCCTTCAATTGGGAGCATTGGGCTGTTTGA
- a CDS encoding lysylphosphatidylglycerol synthase domain-containing protein, with translation MTVLTKLLRIFQSRAFRTGFLLLALVAAIWAILKYRVEVGEALTRLPLWVVAGATLASFIFVPLTMLSWRVILNATGAPVDRVVARRIFFTSQVAKYLPGGVWNFVAAAEVGRDYAISRRRSVCALLISIIISIVTGMILAGLAVVFGPSGLLSRYWWIVVVVPAGIAVLLPPVLNRLVGLALRLMRREPLETDISWSATVRAAGWAFLSWFVMGVQLWLMLTHVGMTANLSTFMLATGGYALGWTVGFLIFFVPAGVGVREVALGAVLATAAVSQGAILVVVLLSRVFTTLADIVLGVAAAAGMRRATAKHAAPPVETDGSGSR, from the coding sequence GTGACCGTGCTGACGAAACTACTGCGGATCTTCCAATCGCGTGCATTCCGCACTGGATTCCTGCTGCTCGCACTGGTAGCGGCCATCTGGGCCATTCTCAAGTACCGGGTCGAGGTGGGTGAGGCGCTCACCCGACTTCCGCTGTGGGTAGTGGCCGGGGCTACGTTAGCTTCGTTCATCTTCGTGCCGCTGACCATGCTCTCCTGGCGAGTGATTCTCAACGCAACCGGGGCACCGGTGGATCGCGTCGTCGCGCGCCGCATCTTCTTCACCTCGCAGGTGGCGAAATACCTTCCCGGCGGCGTGTGGAACTTTGTGGCTGCGGCGGAGGTGGGGCGCGACTACGCGATCTCTCGACGACGTTCCGTATGCGCCTTGCTGATCTCGATCATCATCTCAATCGTCACCGGTATGATCCTGGCGGGTCTGGCAGTCGTGTTCGGACCCTCTGGATTGCTCTCGCGATACTGGTGGATCGTTGTGGTGGTTCCCGCGGGCATCGCGGTGCTACTGCCCCCCGTGCTTAATCGCCTTGTTGGCCTGGCGCTGCGGCTCATGCGCCGCGAACCCCTGGAGACTGATATCTCTTGGTCGGCTACCGTGCGCGCTGCCGGATGGGCGTTTCTTTCTTGGTTCGTCATGGGTGTGCAACTGTGGCTGATGCTCACTCATGTGGGGATGACAGCAAATCTCTCCACCTTCATGCTCGCAACTGGAGGATACGCGCTCGGTTGGACTGTGGGCTTCCTCATCTTCTTCGTTCCCGCCGGAGTAGGAGTGCGGGAAGTTGCGCTGGGCGCCGTATTGGCGACGGCGGCGGTGAGCCAGGGGGCAATCCTTGTGGTGGTGCTCCTCTCGCGCGTATTCACCACACTGGCGGATATTGTTCTCGGGGTTGCGGCGGCCGCGGGAATGCGGCGCGCAACTGCCAAACATGCGGCTCCGCCAGTGGAGACGGACGGCAGCGGCAGCCGCTGA